A single region of the Brassica rapa cultivar Chiifu-401-42 chromosome A03, CAAS_Brap_v3.01, whole genome shotgun sequence genome encodes:
- the LOC103860152 gene encoding uncharacterized protein LOC103860152, producing MEGTGSRQRKGSSTAQKLRLGDCNVEAKNHVSNGSFMDIETRSRAVTPTGTTMGVKTRLKECSNALTTSKELLKIINRMWGQEDRPSSSTSLVSALHSELERARLQVNQLIHEHNKQENNITYLMKRFAEEWKSNEQEVVEAAIESVAGELEAERKLRRRSERLNKKLGKELAETKAALMKVKEEVEKEREMLQLADALREERVQMKLSEYMNHHVEEDGEVEDEHEEDDDRHSIELNIDKSYKWPYGECKSLYLQRSISDWVVQSGKLEKSGEGYLDDKQGYKTNKASSKDHHLLSGPRLSNFRGGSVPKSRLSDAAKGENQSARRSRW from the exons ATGGAAGGGACTGGAAGTCGCCAGAGAAAAGGTTCCTCCACTGCGCAGAAGCTTAGGCTTGGAGACTGCAATGTGGAGGCAAAGAATCATGTTAGCAACGGCAGCTTCATGGAT ATTGAGACTCGATCACGGGCAGTGACACCTACTGGAACAACTATGGGAGTCAAAACACGGTTGAAAGAGTGTAGTAACGCTCTCACAACATCAAAAGAGCTTCTCAAAATCATCAACAGAATGTGGGGACAAGAAGACCGCCCATCTTCAAGCACGTCCCTCGTCTCTGCTCTACACTCCGAGCTCGAAAGAGCTCGCTTACAAGTCAACCAGTTAATCCACGAGcataataaacaagaaaacaacATCACCTACTTGATGAAACGTTTTGCCGAAGAGTGGAAAAGCAACGAGCAAGAAGTCGTTGAAGCCGCGATCGAATCCGTTGCTGGTGAGCTCGAAGCGGAGAGGAAGCTAAGGAGAAGGTCCGAGAGGTTGAACAAGAAGCTAGGCAAAGAACTTGCTGAAACAAAAGCAGCTCTGATGAaagttaaagaagaagttgaaaaggagagagagatgttGCAGTTAGCTGACGCATTGCGCGAGGAGAGAGTGCAGATGAAACTCTCTGAGTACATGAACCACCACGtggaagaagatggagaagttGAGGATGAAcacgaagaagatgatgatcgTCATTCCATAGAACTGAACATAGACAAGAGCTATAAATGGCCTTATGGGGAATGTAAAAGCCTTTATTTACAAAGAAGCATATCTGATTGGGTTGTACAGAGCGGGAAGCTTGAAAAAAGTGGAGAAGGTTACTTGGATGACAAGCAAGGTTATAAAACTAACAAGGCTTCTTCAAAAGATCATCATCTCCTCTCTGGTCCAAGACTGAGTAACTTCCGTGGTGGTTCGGTTCCGAAGTCGCGGTTATCGGATGCTGCTAAAGGTGAAAACCAGAGTGCTAGAAGATCAAGATGGTAA
- the LOC103859400 gene encoding uncharacterized protein LOC103859400 — protein MCVYVFAFIKWPYKNQQEKNFSIKPKSLSQLPKKEGTMSLRNKNGPKLELKLNLSPPPSQANLMSLVRSPSRSNTTSPSSCVSSETYQEEMETTISMLLVGCPRCLMYVMLSQDDPKCPKCKSTVLLDFLHQDVSAATTAPADITKRNKTWWNFFV, from the coding sequence atgtgtgtgtatgtgtttgCGTTTATAAAATGGCCTTACAAGAACCAACAAGAGAAAAACTTCtcaataaaaccaaaatctctTTCTCAACTCCcaaagaaagaaggaacaatGAGCCTGAGGAACAAGAACGGCCCTAAGCTCGAGCTGAAGCTGAACCTCTCGCCACCTCCTTCTCAAGCCAACCTGATGAGTCTAGTTCGTTCTCCAAGCCGATCCAACACAACTTCACCAAGCTCATGCGTTTCATCTGAAACGTACCAGGAGGAGATGGAGACAACAATCTCAATGCTACTTGTTGGTTGCCCTCGTTGCCTTATGTACGTTATGCTCTCTCAAGATGACCCAAAATGTCCAAAATGCAAAAGCACCGTCCTACTAGATTTCCTCCACCAAGATGTCTCCGCCGCTACAACCGCTCCTGCCGACATCACGAAACGCAATAAGACCTGGTGgaacttttttgtttaa
- the LOC103859401 gene encoding lipid droplet-associated hydrolase, with the protein MESEKELINEAKRTVTPRLCRVSGSMTEVMEIQAESPKFHVLFIPGNPGVVSFYNDFLESLHQFLDGNASITAVGQISHTSKDWESGKLFSLQDQIDHKVEFIRQELESVKVPIILVGHSIGSYISLEILRKCSEKVLYCIGLYPFLTLNQQSTKQSLIGKLAASSLLSATASFLVASLGLLPMSAARRLVSYSLGASWSDTAVQATCTHLRQYHTMRNVLYMAMTEFRELAAEPDWEFMRENQSKLAFLFGIDDHWGPLQLFEEISKHAPGTCLSIEREGHTHGFCCTVAGSVWVAQHVATRIKTRLHQKCL; encoded by the exons ATGGAGAGTGAGAAGGAATTGATTAACGAAGCTAAAAGAACTGTTACTCCCAGATTGTGCAGAGTCTCTgg TTCAATGACGGAGGTGATGGAGATTCAAGCTGAGAGTCCCAAGTTTCATGTACTGTTCATTCCGGGAAACCCAG GTGTTGTGTCGTTTTACAATGACTTCTTGGAATCTTTACACCAGTTTCTTGATGGCAATGCGTCGATTAcag CTGTTGGGCAAATATCTCACACCAGCAAG GACTGGGAATCTGGTAAGCTGTTTTCCTTGCAAGACCAAATCGATCATAAG GTTGAATTTATTAGGCAGGAGTTAGAGAGCGTGAAAGTCCCAATCATATTG GTTGGGCATTCTATTGGGTCTTATATATCACTTGAAATATTAAGGAAGTGCTCGGAGAAG GTTTTATATTGCATTGGCCTATATCCATTTTTGACTCTGAACCAACAATCAACAAAGCAATCACTAATTGGGAAACTTGCAGC GTCTTCTCTTCTGTCTGCTACAGCAAGCTTTCTGGTTGCATCGTTGGGACTGTTACCTATGTCGGCTGCACGTCGCCTTGTATCATACTCTCTTGGAGCTTCATGGTCTGATACTGCTGTTCAAGCTACTTGCACTCACTTGAGGCAG taTCACACTATGCGTAATGTTCTATATATGGCAATGACAGAGTTTAGagag CTCGCTGCAGAGCCAGACTGGGAGTTCATGAGAGAAAACCAGAGCAAGCTTGCGTTTTTATTTGGCATTGATGATCATTGGGGTCCGCTGCAACTCTTTGAAGAG ATTTCAAAGCATGCTCCTGGTACTTGCTTATCTATCGAGAGGGAAGGTCACACCCACGGGTTTTGCTGCACCGTGGCTGGCTCGGTGTGGGTTGCGCAGCACGTTGCCACTCGTATCAAGACCCGGTTGCATCAAAAGTGTTTATAA
- the LOC103859402 gene encoding 2-Cys peroxiredoxin BAS1, chloroplastic, with amino-acid sequence MASVASSTTLISSSASVLPATKSSLLPSPSLSFLPTLSSPSPSASLRLARPSPLTSIRSSSRRSFAVKAQTDDLPLVGNKAPDFEAEAVFDQEFIKVKLSEYIGKKYVILFFYPLDFTFVCPTEITAFSDRYAEFEKLNTEVLGVSVDSVFSHLAWVQTDRKSGGLGDLNYPLISDVTKSISKSFGVLIHDQGIALRGLFIIDKEGVIQHSTINNLGIGRSVDETMRTLQALQYIQENPDEVCPAGWKPGEKSMKPDPKLSKEYFSAI; translated from the exons ATGGCGTCTGTAGCTTCTTCAACCACTCTCATCTCCTCCTCCGCTAGTGTTCTCCCAGCCACCAAGTCTTCGCTTCTTCCATCTCCCTCCCTCTCTTTCCTTCCAACCCTCTCCTCTCCTTCCCCATCCGCTTCTCTCCGGCTCGCTCGTCCCTCTCCCCTCACCTCAATCCGCTCCTCTTCTCGCCGGAGCTTCGCTGTCAAGGCCCAAACC GATGATCTTCCATTGGTTGGAAACAAGGCGCCTGATTTTGAGGCAGAGGCTGTGTTCGATCAGGAGTTCATCAAG GTCAAGCTCTCTGAGTACATTGGGAAGAAGTATGTGATTCTCTTTTTCTACCCCTTGGACTTCACTTTCGTCTGCCCAACAG AGATTACTGCCTTCAGTGACCGATATGCAGAATTTGAGAAGCTGAACACAGAAGTGTTAGGTGTCTCTGTTGATAGTGTG TTCTCCCACCTTGCTTGGGTTCAAACCGACAGAAAATCTGGAGGACTTGGTGATCTCAACTATCCACTTATATCAGATGTCACTAAATCTATCTCAAAATCTTTTGGAGTGCTCATCCATGATCAG ggaaTAGCGTTGAGAGGGCTTTTCATAATAGACAAGGAAGGAGTGATCCAACATTCAACCATCAACAATCTTGGTATTGGCCGAAGTGTTGATGAGACAATGAGAACCCTTCAG GCATTACAGTACATCCAGGAGAACCCTGATGAAGTCTGCCCTGCAGGATGGAAACCAGGGGAGAAGTCAATGAAACCTGACCCCAAGCTCAGCAAAGAGTATTTCTCAGCTATTTAG
- the LOC103859404 gene encoding lysine--tRNA ligase, cytoplasmic, which translates to MEGSADQTTQAMSKLSMDPAPSSTAEAGDGARSKNALKKELKMKQREEERKRKEEEKAKQAPKASSQKSVASSADDEDMDPTQYFENRLKYLAAEKAKGENPYPHKFAVSMSIPEYIEKYGGLNNGDHVEDAEVSLAGRIMSKRASSSKLFFYDLHGENFKVQVMADASKSGLDEAEFSKLHANAKRGDIVGVTGFPGKTKRGELSIFPRSFILLSHCLHMMPRKADSVGAKKPENWVPGEPRNPEAYVLKDQESRYRQRYLDLMLNVEVRQIFKTRANIISYVRRFLDNQRFLEVETPMMNMIAGGAAARPFVTHHNDLDMKLYMRIAPELFLKQLIVGGLERVYEIGKQFRNEGIDLTHNPEFTTCEFYMAFADYNDLMKMTEDMLSGMVKELTGGYKIKYHANGYDKEPIEIDFTPPFRRIEMIGELEKVANLSIPKDLASEEANKYLIDACARFDVKCPPPQTTARLLDKLVGEFLEVTCVNPTFIINHPEIMSPLAKWHRSNDVLTERFELFINKHELCNAYTELNDPVVQRQRFADQLKDRQSGDDEAMALDETFCSALEYGLAPTGGWGLGIDRLAMLFTDSQNIKEVILFPAMRPQDDPASVKASLQAEN; encoded by the exons ATGGAAGGCTCAGCTGATCAAACCACACAAGCAATGTCAAAACTATCCATGGATCCTGCTCCCTCGTCCACTGCTGAGGCTGGCGACGGAGCTCGGAGTAAAAA TGCTCTGAAGAAGGAACTGAAGATGAAGCAGCGAGAGGAAGAGAGGAAACGCAAGGAAGAGGAAAAAGCCAAACAA GCTCCAAAGGCAAGCTCCCAGAAGTCAGTGGCATCATCAGCAGATGATGAGGATATGGATCCAACG CAATACTTTGAGAACAGATTGAAGTATCTCGCGGCGGAGAAGGCTAAAGGGGAGAATCCGTACCCTCACAAGTTTGCTGTGTCGATGTCTATCCCTGAGTACATTGAGAAGTATGGTGGTTTGAACAATGGGGATCATGTTGAAGATGCTGAGGTTTCTCTAGCTG GGAGGATAATGAGCAAGCGAGCTTCCTCTTCGAAGCTATTCTTTTATGATCTACACGGTGAGAATTTCAAGGTCCAGGTTATGGCTGATGCAAG taAGTCAGGGTTGGATGAAGCTGAGTTTTCAAAGCTCCATGCGAATGCTAAGCGTGGTGATATTGTTGGTGTTACTGGGTTTCCAG GAAAAACTAAGAGAGGAGAGTTGAGTATTTTTCCTCGATCGTTTATTCTTCTGTCACATTGCCTCCACATGATGCCAAGAAAGGCTGACAGTGTTGGCGCAAAG AAACCTGAAAACTGGGTTCCAGGTGAACCGAGAAATCCTGAAGCATATGTTCTGAAAGATCAG GAATCTCGATATCGCCAGCGTTACCTTGATCTAATGTTGAACGTGGAGGTTCGCCAGATATTCAAAACCAGAGCCAATATCATTTCCTACGTCCGGAGATTTCTCGACAACCAAAGATTCTTGGAGGTTGAGACACCTATGATGAACATGATTGCTGGTGGAGCAGCTGCCCGACCCTTTGTGACACATCACAATGATCTAGACATGAAGCTGTACATGCGTATCGCACCTGAGCTTTTCCTCAAGCAACTTATCGTCGGTGGCTTAGAACGTGTCTATGAGATTGGGAAGCAGTTCAGAAACGAGGGTATTGACCTGACACACAACCCGGAGTTCACCACTTGCGAGTTCTATATGGCTTTCGCAGACTACAACGACCTGATGAAGATGACTGAGGATATGTTGAGTGGCATGGTTAAAGAGTTAACAGGTGGTTACAAAATTAAGTATCATGCTAATGGGTATGATAAGGAGCCAATCGAAATCGACTTCACTCCTCCATTCAG GAGGATTGAGATGATAGGAGAGTTAGAGAAGGTGGCTAACCTCAGTATTCCAAAAGACTTGGCTAGCGAAGAAGCCAACAAGTATCTGATTGATGCTTGTGCCAGGTTCGACGTGAAATGTCCGCCTCCTCAGACTACCGCTCGCCTACTagataaa CTTGTTGGAGAGTTTCTAGAAGTGACATGTGTGAACCCAACGTTCATCATCAACCATCCCGAGATCATGTCTCCATTGGCTAAATGGCATAGATCGAACGATGTTCTGACTGAGAGATTCGAGCTGTTCATCAACAAACATGAA CTCTGCAACGCCTACACCGAGCTGAACGATCCTGTGGTCCAGCGTCAAAGGTTTGCTGATCAGCTCAAAGATAGACAGTCTGGAGATGACGAGGCCATGGCTTTAGATGAGACTTTCTGCAGTGCTTTAGAGTATGGATTGGCTCCTACAGGTGGTTGGGGATTGGGCATAGACAGGCTTGCCATGCTGTTTACCGACTCACAAAACATCAAG GAGGTTATTCTCTTCCCGGCAATGAGGCCACAAGACGATCCAGCATCCGTTAAAG CTTCTTTGCAAGCAGAGAACTAA
- the LOC103859405 gene encoding uncharacterized protein LOC103859405 — protein sequence MEKKREICEYREKLDKTLASPELTNDKTLKTLIRNQLKEEECSVDMLDQRVADLSSVLDKLRSVSTKDQDLSKSTNKASSSDWKVKHDHEDCRVMYREGLEGSPFHTLLVEGYMDGPIQDCLCVSWESSLYEKWWPNSVFPAFRILQSKCLQKLRINEQICLVKVKVPWPMTNREAIVQFFLFEYFKDGLVIILLNSISASQVESIGISEEAENAVRIDLVGGVAIQKVSPERSYLRYIVEFDIKLDLIPPSLINFMSRQLLGNGFRLFKETIGSVAKSEDYAKVLDGPLYTLIRKALYPPTDNTDINVQASERAPFKGNVHEIEEEEEDKSVSSFSEEDENVNGKSQSNDGETLFCLSPEVKQALGTLERVISMVRKSKKYDNTSTSSEEEEGSSSSSLSPSPKQYSESTAAVSSSKVCKDPKTDVLDEASLTHYHNQNNNNNNRRSGSSSFAASPKNDLTTNFEEVTRITISQATTLFSRTEENSDDKPSGLEGGKRSTLQRKRRPGCFGVRSWMRRTLK from the exons ATGGAGAAAAAACGAGAGATTTGTGAGTACAGAGAGAAACTTGACAAGACCTTGGCATCTCCTGAGCTCACTAatgacaaaactcttaaaaccCTTATCAGAAACCAGCTTAAGGAAGAAG AATGTAGTGTGGATATGTTGGATCAAAGAGTAGCTGATTTATCTAGTGTACTTGACAAGCTTAGGAGTGTGTCAACAAAGGATCAAGATTTGTCTAAATCAACCAACAAAGCATCGTCTAGTGATTGGaaa GTGAAACATGACCATGAAGATTGTCGTGTTATGTACCGTGAAGGACTTGAAGGAAGTCCATTTCACACGTTGCTTGTGGAAGGTTACATGGATGGGCCTATCCAGGACT GTCTATGTGTATCATGGGAATCATCACTCTATGAGAAATG GTGGCCAAACTCTGTATTTCCAGCATTCAGGATTTTACAAAGTAAATGTTTGCAAAAGCTTAGGATCAATGAGCAGATATGTTTAGTGAA GGTGAAAGTACCATGGCCAATGACAAACAGAGAAGCTATTGTGCAGTTTTTCTTATTCGAGTACTTTAAAGACGGTTTAGTCATCATCCTACTCAACTCG ATCTCAGCATCACAAGTAGAGAGCATTGGTATATCTGAAGAAGCAGAGAATGCTGTGAGGATTGATTTAGTAGGTGGAGTGGCTATACAAAAGGTGTCTCCTGAGAGGAGTTACCTGAG ATACATAGTGGAGTTTGATATAAAGCTGGACTTGATTCCTCCATCTCTGATCAACTTTATGTCTAGGCAGCTCCTTGGCAACGGTTTCAGACTTTTCAAGGAG ACTATTGGTTCGGTGGCTAAATCAGAAGATTACGCCAAAGTTTTAGATGGTCCATTGTACACTCTTATACGTAAAGCTCTGTATCCTCCTACTGATAACACTGATATAAATGTTCAAGCAAGTGAACGTGCACCTTTCAAAGGAAATGTTCATGAgattgaggaagaagaagaagataaaagtgTTTCTTCTTTCTCGGAAGAGGATGAAAATGTCAATGGGAAGTCTCAAAGCAACGATGGTGAAACACTTTTCTGTCTAAGTCCAGAGGTGAAGCAAGCACTAGGGACACTAGAGAGAGTGATATCAATGGTtagaaaatctaaaaaatatgataataccTCAACCTcttcagaggaagaagaaggttcatcatcatcgtcattaTCACCATCACCAAAACAGTATTCAGAGAGCACCGCGGCTGTTTCAAGCAGCAAAGTTTGTAAAGATCCTAAGACTGATGTTCTTGATGAAGCATCCCTCACACATTATCACaaccaaaacaacaacaacaacaacag GCGAAGTGGATCAAGTTCTTTTGCTGCATCTCCCAAGAACGATCTTACAACAAACTTTGAAGAGGTCACAAGGATAACAATCTCACAAGCCACAACTCTTTTTAGCAGAACAGAAGAGAATAGTGACGACAAACCAAGCGGTTTAGAAGGAGGTAAGAGATCGACTCTGCAGAGAAAACGTAGACCAGGCTGCTTCGGAGTCAGGTCATGGATGAGAAGGACTTTGAAATAG
- the LOC103859406 gene encoding ras-related protein RABD1 — MSNEYDYLFKLLLIGDSSVGKSCLLLRFADDAYIDSYISTIGVDFKIRTIEQDGKTIKLQIWDTAGQERFRTITSSYYRGAHGIIVVYDCTEMESFNNVKQWLSEIDRYANDSVCKLLIGNKNDMVESKVVSTETGKALADELGIPFLETSAKDSTNVEQAFLTIAGEIKKKMGSQTNANKTSGSGTVQMKGQPIQQNNGGGCCGQ, encoded by the exons ATGAGCAACGAGTA CGATTACCTCTTCAAGCTTCTGTTGATCGGCGACTCCTCCGTTGGAAAATCATGCCTGCTTCTTCGATTCGCT GATGATGCGTACATCGACAGTTACATAAGTACCATTGGTGTTGACTTC AAAATTAGGACGATTGAGCAGGATGGGAAGACGATTAAGCTGCAAATC TGGGATACTGCTGGGCAGGAGCGTTTCAGGACCATCACTAGCAGCTACTACAGAGGAGCTCATGGAATCATC GTTGTGTATGACTGTACTGAGATGGAGAGCTTCAACAACGTGAAGCAGTGGTTGAGTGAGATCGACAGATATGCTAATGACAGTGTATGCAAGCTTCTTATTGGTAATAAGAATGATATGGTTGAAAGTAAAGTTGTTTCCACCGAAACTGGAAAG GCCTTGGCAGATGAGCTTGGAATACCCTTTCTTGAGACCAGTGCTAAGGATTCTACCAACGTCGAACAAGCATTCTTAACTATTGCTGGCGAGATCAAGAAGAA AATGGGAAGCCAGACGAATGCAAACAAGACATCAGGAAGTGGAACTGTCCAAATGAAAGGTCAGCCAATCCAACAGAACAATGGTGGCGGTTGCTGCGGTCAGTAG